From one Salinibacterium hongtaonis genomic stretch:
- a CDS encoding glycosyltransferase family 4 protein: MRIAIVSDYFLDYVGGAQTSMQQQRLALLEAGHEVVMVSAVRGGSGRYHRTAEGLTIKPAFTLPGLRLPVIPNNDATRRRLRALFIHERIDAVHVQTEFGLAHAAADVAAELKIPALHTVHTFYWASEGANAAVAPVIRYLLGRLTGTRLPRVALSDRASDNVLRNLTLSMAQRADVVISPSAHQARDLTAAGVTSEIRIVPNPIATSALPSEALAPEAAVRPSFLWVARCEAVKRPLVFAEAAVEALRRAPGTFSVDFVGEGVELPALRKLTAGISDIRVHGNLPHDQVLRLMDESAAVVLTSVGFDNQPMTIAEAVSRQRGVLYCDPKLQEGLGEAGFLAESPDAAGLADALVALSTAPEPLLALSEGAGRERTLFAPETFVAHLESIVQTAPERS; the protein is encoded by the coding sequence ATGCGCATTGCGATCGTTAGCGACTACTTTCTCGACTACGTCGGTGGAGCGCAAACATCGATGCAGCAGCAGAGGCTCGCCCTGCTCGAAGCGGGCCACGAGGTGGTGATGGTTTCCGCCGTTCGCGGCGGATCCGGACGGTATCACCGCACGGCAGAGGGGCTTACGATCAAGCCAGCGTTTACGCTGCCTGGCCTGCGGCTGCCGGTAATCCCCAACAACGACGCAACTCGGCGCAGACTCCGTGCCCTCTTCATTCACGAGCGCATCGATGCCGTGCACGTGCAGACGGAGTTCGGCCTCGCCCACGCTGCTGCAGATGTCGCTGCCGAACTCAAGATCCCTGCCCTGCACACCGTTCACACGTTCTATTGGGCGAGCGAGGGAGCCAACGCCGCCGTCGCACCCGTCATCCGTTACCTCCTCGGTCGCCTCACGGGCACTCGACTTCCTCGCGTAGCGCTCAGCGATCGCGCGTCGGACAACGTGCTGCGCAACCTCACGCTCTCCATGGCTCAGCGCGCAGACGTTGTGATCTCGCCCTCTGCTCACCAGGCGCGAGATCTCACTGCCGCGGGGGTCACGAGTGAAATCCGCATCGTTCCCAACCCCATTGCGACATCGGCTTTGCCATCGGAGGCGCTCGCGCCCGAGGCCGCGGTTCGGCCCTCTTTTCTGTGGGTCGCGCGCTGCGAAGCGGTCAAGCGCCCCCTCGTCTTCGCCGAGGCCGCTGTTGAGGCCCTTCGGCGCGCGCCGGGAACATTCAGTGTCGACTTTGTCGGTGAGGGAGTCGAACTGCCGGCTCTGCGCAAGTTGACCGCTGGTATCAGCGACATTCGAGTTCACGGCAATCTGCCACACGACCAGGTGCTTCGCCTCATGGACGAGAGCGCCGCCGTGGTGCTAACGTCCGTCGGTTTTGACAACCAGCCGATGACGATCGCAGAAGCCGTAAGTCGGCAGCGAGGGGTGCTTTATTGCGATCCGAAGCTGCAAGAGGGTCTCGGGGAGGCGGGATTCCTCGCGGAGTCTCCGGATGCCGCGGGCCTCGCTGACGCGTTGGTGGCCCTTTCTACGGCTCCTGAGCCGCTGCTGGCACTCTCCGAGGGCGCTGGGCGGGAACGCACCCTGTTCGCGCCAGAGACGTTCGTGGCGCACCTCGAGTCGATCGTGCAGACGGCGCCGGAGCGCAGCTAA
- a CDS encoding DUF3145 domain-containing protein, with the protein MAAATARGVLFVHSAPRALAPHIEWAAGRAIDRAVNFSWSDQPVLKGALRTEFYWEGEQGTGAALASALRGWEHLRYEVTEDPTPGSDGGRWLHTPDLGIFFAQTDTAGNVVIPEDRIRYAMEMAGSDAFELHRELRLALGQAWDDELEVFRHASDSNQVVWLHKVG; encoded by the coding sequence GTGGCTGCAGCAACCGCACGCGGAGTGCTTTTTGTGCACTCTGCTCCTCGCGCGCTCGCCCCACATATTGAGTGGGCTGCAGGTCGCGCCATTGATCGTGCCGTGAACTTCTCCTGGTCAGACCAACCCGTCCTCAAGGGTGCGCTTCGCACCGAGTTCTATTGGGAGGGCGAGCAGGGAACGGGGGCCGCTCTGGCATCCGCTCTGCGGGGGTGGGAGCATCTGCGCTACGAAGTGACGGAAGACCCGACCCCGGGCAGTGATGGCGGTCGCTGGCTTCACACGCCGGATCTCGGAATCTTCTTTGCCCAGACCGATACCGCGGGCAATGTCGTGATCCCCGAAGACCGCATCCGCTATGCAATGGAGATGGCCGGGTCAGACGCTTTCGAGCTGCACCGCGAGCTCCGCCTTGCCCTGGGTCAGGCGTGGGACGACGAGCTTGAGGTGTTCCGTCACGCGAGCGACAGCAACCAGGTTGTCTGGCTTCACAAGGTCGGCTAG
- a CDS encoding bifunctional 3'-5' exonuclease/DNA polymerase, producing MHLIVSALVDAVSITPVDDSGAIGGATIVSRAGFGDAVRAHEAARPRWVWDDTNNWYPALLAAGVRVDRCHDLRLCRAILRNTHASGAFSPSELPLDAWDAAPQEAVAAPAGAALFEFDDHEAAASAPDPLTEFQRQQAATTPRLALLLAAESAGALVAVEIRHAGLPWRAEIHNDLLTRTLGPRPRLGDRPVEMERLAREVREALDAQDLNPDSAAATLKALRRAGLMVNSTSKWELSEVNHPAIAPLLEYKRLARLMSANGWHWLDTNVRDGRFYPDYVPGGVVTGRWSSRGGGGALQLPRQIRAAVVADPGWKLIVADASQLEPRILAAIAADRAMAAAGASGDLYAGIVQVGAVTTRDEAKVAMLGAMYGATTGESGRLLPRLARAFPRALGLVEDAARTGERGDPVATWLGRTSPVPASDWHDAQSLASADGASAAAQDRARGAARSWGRFTRNFVVQGTAAEWALAWMAFIRSRLHALGGESPLMESPHLAFFLHDEVVIHAPAEHAAAVDALVRDSAEAAGRLLFADFPVTFPLTVAVVDNYGEAK from the coding sequence GTGCATCTGATCGTCTCCGCCCTCGTCGACGCGGTGTCGATTACCCCGGTCGACGACTCGGGAGCCATTGGTGGTGCGACCATCGTGTCTCGCGCCGGTTTTGGGGATGCCGTGCGTGCTCACGAGGCGGCACGGCCGCGATGGGTGTGGGATGACACCAACAACTGGTACCCCGCCTTGCTCGCTGCGGGCGTGCGGGTTGACCGGTGCCACGACCTGCGCTTGTGTCGGGCGATTCTGCGCAACACCCACGCTTCGGGAGCCTTCTCGCCCTCGGAGCTACCGCTTGACGCCTGGGATGCTGCGCCTCAAGAAGCGGTGGCAGCCCCCGCCGGCGCCGCCCTCTTTGAGTTCGACGACCACGAGGCAGCGGCATCCGCACCTGACCCATTGACGGAGTTTCAGCGTCAGCAGGCGGCGACGACCCCGCGTCTTGCCCTTTTGCTGGCGGCGGAGTCGGCCGGTGCCCTCGTTGCGGTCGAGATCCGGCACGCAGGGCTGCCGTGGCGCGCGGAGATTCACAACGACCTGCTTACCCGCACGCTCGGGCCTCGTCCTCGGCTGGGTGACCGCCCTGTCGAAATGGAGCGGCTCGCCCGCGAGGTGAGAGAGGCGCTTGACGCTCAGGATCTGAACCCGGATTCCGCCGCGGCCACGCTCAAGGCTCTGCGTAGGGCAGGCCTCATGGTCAACTCCACCAGCAAATGGGAGCTCAGCGAGGTCAATCACCCGGCCATCGCGCCGCTCCTCGAATACAAGCGCCTAGCGCGCTTGATGAGCGCAAACGGTTGGCACTGGCTCGACACCAACGTGCGAGACGGGCGTTTCTACCCGGATTATGTGCCGGGAGGAGTCGTCACTGGTCGGTGGTCGAGCAGGGGAGGAGGGGGCGCGCTTCAGCTTCCCCGCCAGATCCGTGCCGCTGTTGTGGCCGATCCGGGGTGGAAGCTCATCGTGGCCGATGCTTCCCAGCTGGAACCGCGCATCCTGGCCGCGATTGCCGCTGACCGGGCCATGGCGGCCGCGGGGGCTTCTGGTGATCTGTATGCGGGAATCGTGCAGGTTGGCGCAGTGACCACGCGAGACGAGGCAAAGGTCGCCATGCTCGGCGCAATGTATGGGGCGACGACGGGGGAGAGCGGCCGGCTACTTCCAAGGCTCGCTCGCGCATTTCCCCGTGCCTTGGGGCTTGTGGAGGATGCTGCGCGAACAGGCGAACGGGGAGACCCCGTTGCCACGTGGCTCGGCCGCACCTCACCGGTGCCAGCCTCCGATTGGCATGACGCTCAATCGCTCGCCTCGGCAGATGGCGCGTCCGCTGCTGCCCAGGATCGCGCGCGGGGCGCTGCGCGCAGTTGGGGACGCTTCACCCGAAACTTCGTTGTCCAGGGCACAGCTGCTGAGTGGGCGCTGGCGTGGATGGCGTTTATCCGCTCACGGCTTCACGCGCTCGGGGGCGAGTCGCCTCTTATGGAGTCCCCGCATCTCGCTTTCTTTTTGCACGACGAGGTAGTGATCCACGCTCCGGCCGAACATGCTGCGGCGGTTGACGCCCTGGTGCGCGATTCTGCCGAGGCTGCCGGCCGGCTCCTGTTTGCCGATTTTCCCGTCACGTTCCCTCTGACCGTTGCCGTTGTCGACAACTATGGCGAGGCGAAATAG
- a CDS encoding DUF1684 domain-containing protein, with translation MTETATATPEARLATFRARRDQSVVQPQGSLALTTTQLIDSEQSVWGVPGVWAPLPAGESGVMLTAEASDGITVSGELVDGSVVVAAKDSAEPGEIRFSDTVMGFVISVEGGYALRVWDSNSEAIQSFGGIDAFPYNPDWVITAQFREIEGGTTVGFEHLKDDGRTREMVVPGEISFEKDGQEYNLAAFRSGRALQLVFSDATSGDSTYSVGRFLFVAPQPDGTITLDFNLAVLPPCAFSYAFNCPMPPLQNRFSVPIEAGEKNVLAKGGGLLH, from the coding sequence ATGACTGAGACCGCAACAGCAACCCCCGAAGCCCGCCTCGCAACCTTTCGGGCGCGCCGGGACCAGTCGGTGGTGCAGCCACAGGGCAGCCTCGCGCTTACGACGACTCAGCTCATCGACTCGGAGCAGTCGGTCTGGGGCGTTCCTGGAGTTTGGGCACCGCTGCCGGCGGGCGAGTCTGGTGTGATGCTCACTGCGGAGGCGTCCGACGGAATCACGGTCAGCGGCGAGCTGGTCGATGGTTCAGTCGTAGTGGCGGCAAAGGATTCTGCAGAACCGGGAGAGATCCGCTTCAGCGACACGGTGATGGGCTTTGTGATCTCCGTTGAGGGCGGTTATGCGCTGCGGGTGTGGGATTCAAACTCGGAGGCGATCCAGTCGTTTGGCGGCATCGACGCTTTTCCTTACAACCCGGACTGGGTAATCACAGCGCAGTTCCGCGAGATCGAGGGCGGCACGACCGTGGGCTTCGAGCATCTCAAGGACGACGGGCGCACCAGGGAGATGGTTGTCCCTGGCGAGATCAGCTTTGAAAAAGACGGCCAGGAATACAACCTCGCGGCGTTCCGCTCTGGCCGGGCACTCCAGCTGGTGTTCTCTGATGCGACAAGCGGTGATTCCACCTACAGCGTTGGCCGCTTTCTCTTCGTGGCGCCACAGCCCGACGGCACGATTACGCTTGACTTCAACCTCGCAGTGCTTCCCCCGTGCGCCTTTTCGTATGCGTTCAACTGCCCGATGCCTCCGCTGCAGAACCGCTTCAGCGTGCCGATCGAGGCTGGCGAGAAGAACGTTCTCGCTAAGGGTGGCGGGCTCCTCCACTAA
- a CDS encoding cold-shock protein — protein sequence MATGTVKWFNAEKGFGFIAPEDGSPDVFAHYSAIQSNGYRSLDENQKVEFDLAQGPKGPQAENIRPI from the coding sequence ATGGCAACAGGAACCGTTAAATGGTTTAACGCTGAAAAGGGATTCGGCTTCATCGCCCCCGAAGACGGCAGCCCCGATGTGTTCGCACACTACTCGGCGATCCAGTCGAACGGCTACCGTTCGCTCGACGAGAACCAGAAGGTCGAGTTCGACCTGGCTCAGGGCCCCAAGGGCCCGCAGGCGGAGAACATCCGCCCCATCTAG
- a CDS encoding MFS transporter: MHRLRRLFSRRGDERLDRDVIVLGIIAFFVMLGFGVVIPVLPVYVRSFDVGFVEIGAVVSAFALFRLIATPFVGRLVDRGGERTILAIGIGIVAVSSGLVGIAGSYAEVLMLRGAGGIGSAMFSVSAMTLLLSTAAPESRARSVGFYQGGFLVGGMAGPAVGGVLAAFSLRAPFFFYAATLIVAGIIGLVLLRKPTAVITADAPPQIPLGVVLRDRRFVAACVANFAQGWGSMGARSALIPVLVVEVLRGTSAWTGVAFAIAAVVQTLCLGPAGRFVDRVGRRPAMVGAFTAAAILLMAISVVPNFAVLTVLLCLYGAAAAFMGTAPAASLGDAAGARNARPVAIFSAFSDAGAIVGPLVVGALLDSFSWPIAFGSAAALMLVAAAVSVTMPRRISGDPEVTLL; the protein is encoded by the coding sequence GTGCACCGCCTCCGTCGTCTGTTCTCCCGTCGCGGCGACGAGCGGCTCGACCGCGACGTCATCGTTCTGGGCATCATCGCCTTTTTCGTCATGCTTGGTTTTGGCGTTGTCATTCCCGTGCTGCCCGTTTACGTGCGGAGTTTCGATGTGGGTTTCGTCGAGATCGGCGCGGTAGTTTCGGCATTTGCTCTCTTTCGCCTGATTGCTACTCCGTTCGTCGGCCGACTCGTCGATCGCGGGGGAGAGCGCACCATCCTGGCGATCGGAATCGGCATTGTCGCCGTCTCGAGCGGTCTCGTCGGAATCGCCGGGAGCTATGCAGAAGTTCTCATGCTCCGCGGTGCCGGGGGCATCGGCTCCGCCATGTTCTCAGTCTCGGCAATGACGCTCCTGCTGAGCACGGCGGCGCCCGAGAGCCGCGCGCGCTCCGTCGGCTTCTACCAGGGAGGTTTTCTCGTCGGCGGAATGGCTGGCCCTGCCGTCGGCGGCGTCCTCGCCGCGTTCTCGCTGCGTGCGCCATTCTTCTTCTACGCCGCGACGCTGATCGTGGCCGGCATCATCGGGCTCGTGCTTCTGCGCAAGCCCACTGCCGTCATTACGGCGGATGCTCCGCCCCAGATTCCGCTCGGCGTGGTCCTGCGTGATCGCCGTTTCGTTGCGGCCTGTGTCGCCAACTTTGCTCAGGGATGGGGATCGATGGGAGCGAGGAGCGCCCTGATCCCCGTGCTGGTCGTCGAAGTCCTGAGAGGCACCTCCGCTTGGACTGGCGTTGCCTTTGCAATCGCCGCTGTCGTGCAGACGCTCTGCCTCGGCCCAGCGGGGCGATTTGTCGACCGTGTGGGGCGGCGCCCGGCGATGGTTGGCGCGTTCACGGCCGCCGCGATTCTCCTCATGGCGATCTCCGTTGTGCCCAATTTTGCGGTTCTCACGGTGTTGCTGTGTCTCTACGGAGCAGCGGCGGCGTTCATGGGAACTGCGCCCGCGGCGTCGCTTGGCGATGCCGCCGGTGCGCGAAACGCCCGGCCGGTCGCAATTTTTTCTGCATTCTCCGACGCGGGGGCGATCGTCGGACCGCTTGTTGTGGGAGCTTTGCTCGATTCCTTCTCCTGGCCAATAGCCTTCGGGTCAGCAGCCGCTCTCATGCTTGTCGCGGCGGCCGTTTCTGTGACGATGCCGAGGCGAATTTCGGGTGACCCAGAAGTTACGCTCCTGTGA